A portion of the Methermicoccus shengliensis DSM 18856 genome contains these proteins:
- a CDS encoding PIN domain-containing protein has protein sequence MVTLENKDKLRMGEFPDVVIAATAITYDLKLVTRDEHFKKIDGLEVEDY, from the coding sequence TTGGTTACATTGGAAAATAAGGACAAGCTGAGAATGGGAGAATTCCCAGACGTCGTTATTGCTGCTACCGCCATTACATACGATTTAAAGCTCGTTACGAGGGATGAGCACTTCAAAAAGATTGATGGGCTTGAGGTCGAAGATTATTAA